From one Lycium ferocissimum isolate CSIRO_LF1 chromosome 7, AGI_CSIRO_Lferr_CH_V1, whole genome shotgun sequence genomic stretch:
- the LOC132065393 gene encoding flavonoid 3',5'-hydroxylase 2 — protein MVLLAIELSIAAIIFIIAHIFITKITTSRRRRLPPGPMGWPVIGALPLLGAMPHVSLAKMAKKYGPVMYLKVGTCGMAVASTPSAAKAFLKTLDINFSNRPPNAGATHLAYNAQDMVFAHYGPRWKLLRKLSNLHMLGGKALEDWANIRVNELGHMLKSMFDASREGERVVVADMLTFAMANMIGQVILSKRVFVDQKGAEVNEFKDMVVELMTVAGYFNIGDFIPKLAWMDLQGIERGMKRLHKKFDDLLTKMFDEHKATSYEREGKPDFLDVVMENRDNSEGERLSTTNIKAVLLNLFTAGTDTSSSAIEWALAEMMKNPNILKKAQQEMDQVIGKNRRLIESDIPNLPYFRAICKETFRKHPSTPLNLPRVSNEPCVVDGYYIPKNTRLSVNIWAIGRDPDVWENPLEFDPERFMSGKNAKIDPRGNDFELIPFGAGRRICAGTRMGIVMVEYILGTLVHSFDWKLPNDVIEINMEESFGLALQKAVPLEAMVTPRLPLDVYYAN, from the exons ATGGTGCTACTTGCTATTGAGCTGAGTATAGCAgctataatatttattatagcACATATTTTTATTACAAAAATAACCACTAGCCGGAGGCGGCGACTCCCGCCAGGTCCCATGGGGTGGCCGGTAATCGGAGCACTTCCACTTTTAGGTGCTATGCCACATGTGTCACTTGCAAAAATGGCCAAAAAATATGGACCTGTTATGTATCTCAAAGTTGGAACATGTGGTATGGCTGTTGCTTCTACCCCTAGTGCTGCTAAAGCATTCTTGAAAACACTTGATATCAATTTTTCCAATCGTCCACCCAATGCAG GTGCGACACACTTGGCCTATAACGCCCAAGACATGGTTTTTGCACATTATGGACCCCGTTGGAAGTTGCTAAGGAAATTGAGCAACTTGCACATGCTAGGTGGAAAAGCCTTGGAAGATTGGGCAAATATCCGTGTCAATGAGCTAGGTCACATGCTAAAATCGATGTTCGACGCGAGCCGGGAGGGCGAGCGGGTGGTGGTGGCGGATATGCTGACGTTCGCGATGGCAAACATGATCGGACAAGTAATATTAAGCAAGAGAGTGTTCGTGGACCAAAAGGGGGCTGAGGTCAACGAATTTAAGGATATGGTGGTGGAATTAATGACTGTAGCGGGGTATTTTAACATTGGTGATTTTATTCCTAAATTAGCTTGGATGGATTTACAAGGAATTGAAAGAGGGATGAAACgtttgcacaaaaagtttgatgatttattGACTAAGATGTTTGATGAACACAAAGCAACTAGCTATGAACGTGAAGGGAAGCCTGATTttcttgatgttgttatggaaaatAGAGATAATTCTGAAGGAGAAAGGCTCAGCACAACCAATATCAAAGCAGTTTTGCTG AATTTATTCACTGCTGGTACGGACACTTCATCTAGTGCAATAGAATGGGCACTTGCAGAAATGATGAAAAATCCCAACATTCTCAAAAAAGCACAACAAGAAATGGACCAAGTCATTGGGAAAAATAGACGTTTGATTGAATCTGACATCCCAAATCTCCCTTATTTTCGTGCAATTTGCAAAGAAACATTCCGAAAACACCCTTCAACACCATTAAATCTCCCTAGGGTATCAAACGAGCCGTGTGTAGTCGATGGTTATTACATACCAAAAAATACTAGGCTCAGCGTCAACATATGGGCGATAGGACGAGACCCCGACGTGTGGGAAAATCCGCTCGAGTTCGATCCTGAGAGGTTCATGAGCGGAAAAAATGCGAAGATTGATCCGCGGGGCAATGATTTTGAGTTAATTCCATTTGGTGCAGGACGAAGGATTTGTGCGGGGACAAGAATGGGAATAGTGATGGTGGAGTACATATTGGGAACTTTGGTTCATTCATTTGATTGGAAAttaccaaatgatgttattgagaTTAATATGGAGGAATCTTTTGGATTGGCTTTGCAAAAAGCTGTCCCTCTTGAAGCTATGGTTACTCCAAGGCTACCTTTGGATGTTTATTATGCAAATTAA
- the LOC132065398 gene encoding uncharacterized protein LOC132065398 has translation MNRLFLFHWLLLLLLFIFTKTSISSKPHKIPRLTPLLENKLQNSNTLSSSSNLPKEFETYYYKQTLDHFNYGPKSYSTFKQRYIINSNYWGGSNSSTPIFAYLGAESPIDNDILGVGFLTDFAPNFKALLVYMEHRYYGKSRPFGRTMEEALKDKDTRGYFNSEQAIADYAEILLHIKEKYSAQNSPIIVIGGSYGGMLASWFRMKYPHIALGALASSAPILYFDNITPQNGYYSIVSQDFKQASKSCYRTIRKSWSIIDKIASRKNGLSYLTRKFKTCKHLNDSFELKDYLDTTYAEVAQYNTPPSYPVTVICGGIDGAPKGSKVLDRIHAGIVAYEGNLSCYKTNPITDETSLGWEWQTCSEMVMPIGRGKNDTMFFSAPFSLDDFINDCKSTYGVSPRPHWITTYYGGHDIKLILRKFASNIIFSNGLRDPYSSAGVLKHISHSLRAVHTRNGSHCLDILSAKPTDPEWLIMQRNTEVEIIEGWITKYHADLHALKHGKKP, from the exons ATGAATAGACTTTTCTTATTCCATTGGCTTCTTTTGCTTCTCTTATTCATCTTCACCAAAACCTCAATTTCTTCAAAACCCCATAAAATCCCAAGACTCACACCACTTCTTGAAAACAAACTTCAAAATTCTAAcaccctttcttcttcttcaaatcttCCAAAAGAATTTGAAACTTATTATTATAAACAAACACTTGATCACTTTAATTATGGACCAAAAAGTTATTCAACTTTTAAGCAAAGGTACATAATTAATTCCAATTATTGGGGTGGTTCTAATTCGAGCACTCCAATTTTTGCCTATCTTGGTGCTGAATCTCCCATTGATAATGATATTCTTGGTGTTGGATTTCTCACTGATTTTGCCCCAAATTTTAAGGCTCTCCTTGTTTACATGGAG CATAGGTATTATGGAAAATCAAGACCATTTGGGAGGACAATGGAAGAAGCACTAAAAGATAAAGATACTAGAGGTTATTTCAATTCAGAACAAGCTATAGCAGATTATGCAGAAATTTTGTTacatattaaagaaaaatactCAGCACAAAATTCTCCAATTATTGTCATTGGAGGATCCTATGGaggaa tGCTTGCTTCGTGGTTTCGAATGAAGTATCCTCATATAGCTCTTGGTGCTTTAGCTTCATCAGCTCCTATTCTTTATTTTGATAATATCACTCCACAAAATGGATATTATTCGATTGTGTCTCAGGATTTTaaa CAAGCGAGTAAGAGTTGTTACCGAACTATACGCAAATCATGGTCAATAATTGACAAGATTGCTTCTAGAAAAAATGGACTCTCCTATCTCACTCGGAAATTCAAGACTTGCAA GCACTTGAATGATTCATTTGAGTTGAAGGATTATTTAGATACAACATATGCAGAAGTTGCTCAGTATAATACGCCACCAAGTTACCCAGTGACAGTAATTTGTGGAGGAATTGATGGCGCACCAAAAGGAAGTAAAGTTCTTGATCGTATTCATGCCGGAATTGTTGCATATGAAGGAAATTTGTCATGTTACAAGACAAATCCCATCACTGATGAAACAAGCTTGGGATGGGAATGGCAA ACATGCAGTGAGATGGTGATGCCTATAGGGCGTGGCAAAAATGACACAATGTTCTTTTCTGCTCCTTTTAGTTTGGATGACTTCATAAACGATTGCAAGAGCACGTATGGTGTCTCACCTCGTCCACATTGGATCACAACTTATTATGGAGGACAT gacataaaattaattcttcgtAAGTTTGCTAGCAACATCATCTTCTCTAATGGGCTAAGAGATCCTTATAGTAGTGCAGG ggttttgaaacACATATCTCATAGTCTACGAGCTGTCCACACGCGTAACG GTTCCCATTGTCTAGACATTCTTTCTGCAAAGCCAACTGATCCAGAATGGTTAATCATGCAAAGGAACACTGAGGTTGAAATCATTGAAGGATGGATAACAAAGTACCATGCTGACCTCCACGCCCTTAAGCATGGAAAAAAGCCCTGa